DNA from Armatimonadota bacterium:
GGCCACATCGAACTGGCCGCGCCGATCAGCCACATCTGGTACCTCAAGGGCGTCCCGTCGCCTCTCTCGCTGATCCTCGACATCAGTCCGCGTCAGCTCGAGAAGGTGATCTATTTCGCCAGCTTCATCATCATCGACCTCGAGTCGGAGAAGATCCAGGAGTTGCTCCCGAAAATCCTCGAAACGGTGGAGGAGGAGAAGATCAACATCCAAGAGCAGATGCGCGAACTCGAGTTCGAGTCGCTTCAACGGCTCTCGAAGGAGATGATCGACAACCCGGACGAGTACTTCGACGAGAGCTTCGTCCGGGACCGCATGAAGGCGAACTTCGACCGGATCCGGGCCGAATACCGTGACGCCGACGAGCGCGTCCGCGACCTTGACATCGCCGCCGAACTTCTCGGGAAGCTGGAAGTCAACCAGCTCATCGAGGAAGACAAGTGGCGCGCGATCAGCAAGATGCTGGACGCGGTCAGCCGACGCTGGAAGACCGACCTTGGATACCTCGTCCACGCCAACATCGGCGCGGACGCCATGAAGGAGCTCCTTCGGCGCGTCGACCTCGACCGGATGGTCCGCGAACTCCGGCAAGAGATCGTCGTCACGACGAGCCAGCGCCGGGCCCGCGCGATCAAGCGCCTCGAACTGGTCGAAGCCTTCCAGCAGTCGAAGAGCCGGCCGGAGTGGATGATCCAGGACATCGTCCCGGTCATTTCGCCCGAATTGAGGCCGATGGTCCAGCTCGACGGTGGCCGCTTCGCGACGTCCGACCTCAACGACCTTTATCGGCGCATCATCAACCGGAACAACCGGTTGAAGAAGATCATCGAGATCCAAGCTCCGGAATCGATCATCAACCACGAAAAGCGGCTCTTGCAAGAGGCCGTCGACGCACTGATCGACAACGGACGAAGGGCCCGGCCCGTCGTCGGCAGCAACCAGCGACCGCTCAAGTCCCTCAGCGACATGCTCAAGGGCAAGGAAGGCCGCTTCCGAAAGAACCTGCTCGGTAAGCGCGTCGACTACTCGGGGCGCTCGGTCATCGTCGTCGGCCCGAACCTGAAGCTTCACCAGTGCGGACTCCCGAAGGAGATGGCGCTCGAGCTCTTCAAGCCGTTCGTCATGAAGACCCTTGTCGAGCGGAAGATCACGCAGAACATCAAGACCGCCAAACGGATGATCGAGCGGATGCACCCGGTCGTGTGGGACGGTCTCGAGGACGTCATCAAGGAGCACCCGGTGCTTCTCAACCGCGCCCCGACGCTCCACCGTCTCGGTATCCAGGCGTTCGAACCGATCCTGGTCGAAGGCAAGGCCATCCAGCTCCACCCGCTGGTCTGCCACGCGTACAACGCGGACTTCGACGGAGACCAGATGGCCGTCCACGTCCCGCTCAGCATGCAGGCCCAGTCCGAGGCCCGTGTCCTGATGCTGTCGACGCAGAACCTGTTCTCGCCTGCGGACGGTAAGCCCGTCGTGTCGCCGATCCAGGACATCGTCCTCGGCTGCTATGCACTGACGTACACGTTCAAGGAAGCGGCCAACAAGCTCGCGAAGCTCGAGGAAGCCTACAAAGCCGACCCCGAGAAAAATCCGGCCCCGTACGTCTACGCAAGCCCCGAGGAAGTTCTCTTCCACTTCGACACTCCGAATTCGGAAAAAATCGGGCTCAACGACCCGGTCAAGGTCAGGATCCAACGGCCTGTGTTCCGAAGCAACGAGGAGATCGATTTCCGTGACCCGGTCACGGGCGTCGAGTACTTGTACGAGACGAACCAGAACGAGTTCGGCGAAGACGTACAGGAGCTCAAGGCCCTCGACCAGGAGTTCGAGAGCTTCATCGCGACCACGACCCCGGGCCGCTTGATCTTCAACGAAGTGCTCCCGCACCCGATGAAGTACAGCGATAAGTTCCTTCAGGTCGAGCTGACGAAGAAGGCGATCGCCGACACGATCATCACCTGCCACAAACAAGTCGGCACGAACGGCACGATCAAGCTCCTCGACGACATGAAGCAGCTCGGGTTCACCTGGGCCAGCCGGTACGGGATCAGTATCGCGCTCACCGACATGGACCCGCCGCGCCGAAGGGAAGAGATGCTCGGCGAAGCGGACGCCAAGGCGAACCGCGTCCTGGAACAGTTCCGCCGCGGCCTCATTTCGTTCCGCGAAATGCAGGAGTCCCTCGTCCGTCTCTGGACGAGCACGTACGACGAGATCGGTAACGCCATCGTCGACGCCATGACGCAGGAGAACCCCCTGTCGATCATCACGGTCTCGGGCGCACGCGGTTCGATCAAGCAGCTCGCGCAGCTTTCGGGCATGCGCGGCCTCATGTTCAACCAGTTCAACGAGGTCATCTACGAGCTCCCCGTCAAGTCGTCGTTCCAACGCGGCCTGTCGATGCTCGAATTCTTCGTCACGACGCACGGCGCCCGTAAAGGTCTCGCCGACACCGCCCTTCGAACGG
Protein-coding regions in this window:
- the rpoC gene encoding DNA-directed RNA polymerase subunit beta', coding for GHIELAAPISHIWYLKGVPSPLSLILDISPRQLEKVIYFASFIIIDLESEKIQELLPKILETVEEEKINIQEQMRELEFESLQRLSKEMIDNPDEYFDESFVRDRMKANFDRIRAEYRDADERVRDLDIAAELLGKLEVNQLIEEDKWRAISKMLDAVSRRWKTDLGYLVHANIGADAMKELLRRVDLDRMVRELRQEIVVTTSQRRARAIKRLELVEAFQQSKSRPEWMIQDIVPVISPELRPMVQLDGGRFATSDLNDLYRRIINRNNRLKKIIEIQAPESIINHEKRLLQEAVDALIDNGRRARPVVGSNQRPLKSLSDMLKGKEGRFRKNLLGKRVDYSGRSVIVVGPNLKLHQCGLPKEMALELFKPFVMKTLVERKITQNIKTAKRMIERMHPVVWDGLEDVIKEHPVLLNRAPTLHRLGIQAFEPILVEGKAIQLHPLVCHAYNADFDGDQMAVHVPLSMQAQSEARVLMLSTQNLFSPADGKPVVSPIQDIVLGCYALTYTFKEAANKLAKLEEAYKADPEKNPAPYVYASPEEVLFHFDTPNSEKIGLNDPVKVRIQRPVFRSNEEIDFRDPVTGVEYLYETNQNEFGEDVQELKALDQEFESFIATTTPGRLIFNEVLPHPMKYSDKFLQVELTKKAIADTIITCHKQVGTNGTIKLLDDMKQLGFTWASRYGISIALTDMDPPRRREEMLGEADAKANRVLEQFRRGLISFREMQESLVRLWTSTYDEIGNAIVDAMTQENPLSIITVSGARGSIKQLAQLSGMRGLMFNQFNEVIYELPVKSSFQRGLSMLEFFVTTHGARKGLADTALRTADAGYLTRRLVDVSQDVIVRSKDCGTAEGISACRLTFEGKTLETMGDRAQGRVSLLEVTDPADKSVVYEADTLLTQEHAKRLDKVENAYYAEMETAEGDDAQRKIIDKYEAHGYKVDEHGRLGAIVRSPISCELEQGICAKCYGLDLASHKMVEQGVAVGIIAAQSIGEPGTQLTMRTFHTGGVAGSKTIARTNQYKTGKFVRQFQEDFQQATSTDLATFDPGKLLESQESVVKGLMRPSAEVPEEDGKKKTTARTTKAAEKLVEKKDSESRKLWERSRKTFFYSWTGESSGIVRVEEIFEARRQPRGKAIICPVTGIVVDIQRSNYGRWVVVEAEVGTDLSAQKHAYIASEQNWPKGKDGQFDSGLDRVVGQKLTTQVLQTLRKNNVERVRVFYTILVPPLGNLPVQKGSRVIKGDPLTEGPLDPHEVLDLAGSTAVHEYFIENLQSVYKDQGVDINDKHLEVIVRQMLRKRQVKEPGDAPFLPGQVVDRFRFKRENERVRQAIAAGTKIKYIDPIDGEEKERDPKEATANWILLGITEASLATDSFLSAASFQKTTRVLTEAAVRGKHDVLLGLKENVIIGRLIPAGTGVKAYRDLAIEVDRSQPIWAQQPLTALIEAEEVESMGASGAFDGMSLADLAAAEIDEHAE